The proteins below are encoded in one region of Cytobacillus sp. IB215665:
- the codY gene encoding GTP-sensing pleiotropic transcriptional regulator CodY, translating into MNLLEKTRKINAMLQRAAGKPVNFKEMSDTLRDVIECNIFILSRRGKLLGFSINRLIENERMKKMLEDRQFPEEYTNNLFNITETSSNLDVQSEYTAFPVENRELFKSGLTTVVPINGGGERLGTLILARVEGEFHDDDLILAEYGATVVGMEILREKAEEIEVEARSKAVVQMAISSLSYSELEAIEHIFEELNGNEGLLVASKIADRVGITRSVIVNALRKLESAGVIESRSLGMKGTYIKVLNDKFLVELEKLKSN; encoded by the coding sequence ATGAATTTGTTAGAAAAAACGAGAAAAATTAATGCTATGCTCCAAAGAGCTGCTGGAAAACCAGTAAATTTTAAAGAAATGTCTGATACTTTACGTGATGTAATTGAATGTAATATCTTCATTTTAAGCCGCCGTGGTAAACTACTTGGCTTTTCAATTAATCGATTAATAGAAAATGAGCGCATGAAGAAAATGCTAGAAGATCGCCAATTTCCAGAAGAGTACACTAATAACTTATTCAATATTACTGAAACATCTTCTAATTTAGACGTACAAAGTGAATACACAGCTTTCCCTGTAGAAAATAGAGAATTATTTAAATCTGGGCTTACAACGGTCGTACCAATTAATGGTGGGGGAGAACGTCTTGGAACATTGATTTTGGCCCGCGTTGAAGGAGAGTTCCATGATGATGATCTCATTCTTGCTGAGTACGGAGCAACTGTTGTAGGAATGGAGATTTTACGTGAGAAAGCTGAAGAAATTGAAGTAGAGGCGAGAAGTAAAGCTGTCGTACAAATGGCTATCAGCTCACTTTCTTATAGTGAATTAGAAGCGATTGAGCATATTTTTGAAGAATTAAATGGAAACGAAGGTCTATTAGTCGCTAGTAAAATCGCTGACAGAGTTGGTATTACCCGATCTGTTATCGTAAATGCATTGAGAAAGTTAGAAAGCGCTGGTGTAATAGAGTCTCGTTCACTAGGAATGAAAGGTACGTATATTAAGGTGTTAAATGATAAGTTTTTAGTAGAGCTAGAAAAGCTTAAATCTAATTAA
- the flgB gene encoding flagellar basal body rod protein FlgB, producing the protein MKLFSDTINTLQTGLNYSSQKEKVIANNIANVDTPNYKAKSVSFKSELASAVDEVRGYKTNDRHFDLSSSTSQHPISITSQSEQMYSHNGNNVDIDKEMTNLAENQIYFYALSDLLNGKFSSLKSVIKGGR; encoded by the coding sequence ATGAAGCTATTTTCCGATACGATTAATACACTGCAAACTGGACTGAATTACTCGTCTCAAAAGGAAAAAGTGATAGCTAATAACATTGCTAACGTTGACACTCCAAATTATAAAGCTAAATCTGTAAGTTTTAAATCAGAATTAGCGAGTGCAGTAGATGAGGTTAGAGGTTATAAGACCAATGATCGACACTTTGATTTATCGTCTTCTACTTCACAGCATCCAATTTCTATTACGAGTCAAAGTGAGCAGATGTATAGTCATAATGGAAACAATGTCGATATAGACAAAGAAATGACAAATTTAGCAGAAAACCAAATTTACTTCTATGCATTATCGGACTTATTAAACGGGAAGTTCTCATCGTTAAAGTCAGTGATAAAAGGAGGAAGATAA
- the flgC gene encoding flagellar basal body rod protein FlgC, whose product MSIFQSMNTTASALTAQRLRMDVVSSNMANVDTTRATLVDGEWQPYRRKMVVTEEKGGTFSSFLNQAMNDSHVGNGVKVTEIIEDEAPFKLAYNPTHPDADEQGYVQLPNVDPLKEVVDLMSATRSYEANVTVLNASKGMLMKALEIGK is encoded by the coding sequence ATGTCGATTTTTCAGAGTATGAATACAACAGCCTCTGCTTTGACTGCACAACGCCTAAGAATGGACGTAGTTTCATCCAATATGGCAAATGTTGATACTACACGTGCTACTTTAGTTGATGGAGAATGGCAGCCTTATAGAAGAAAGATGGTCGTCACAGAAGAAAAGGGAGGAACGTTTTCATCATTTTTGAATCAAGCGATGAATGATAGTCATGTCGGTAATGGTGTGAAAGTGACTGAAATTATTGAGGATGAAGCACCTTTTAAATTAGCCTATAACCCAACCCACCCTGATGCAGATGAGCAAGGATATGTTCAACTTCCAAATGTTGATCCACTAAAGGAAGTTGTTGATTTAATGAGTGCTACAAGATCGTATGAAGCGAACGTAACAGTTTTGAATGCATCAAAAGGCATGTTAATGAAAGCATTAGAAATAGGGAAGTAG
- the fliE gene encoding flagellar hook-basal body complex protein FliE, producing MINPTQLVGPTIIQEHNKNVTPAQAQQSFATMLNDAINQVNESQVASDKAIESLVNGEDVDLHNVMITAQKASITLQTTLEIRNKAVEAYQEIMRMQV from the coding sequence ATGATTAATCCAACTCAATTAGTCGGTCCAACTATCATTCAAGAACATAATAAGAACGTCACACCCGCACAAGCACAACAAAGCTTTGCTACAATGCTAAATGATGCAATAAATCAAGTGAATGAATCACAAGTAGCATCAGACAAAGCAATTGAAAGTCTCGTAAACGGTGAAGATGTTGATTTACATAATGTTATGATTACAGCTCAAAAAGCTAGCATTACATTGCAAACGACACTAGAAATCCGCAATAAAGCAGTTGAAGCCTATCAGGAAATTATGAGAATGCAAGTGTAA
- the fliF gene encoding flagellar basal-body MS-ring/collar protein FliF: MNELIQKYKTNTLNFWNERSKTQKAGIIGAFALMIVIISVILLFVNNKNFQPLYVDLTPQETGQIKATLDSRGIASEISNNGTTIYVPADMVDSLLVELAAEGIPESGSFDYADFGNDSGLGTTENEFNMLKLEATQTELANLIKGIDGVQDATVMIYLPEPALFVNSVDEEATASIVLQTKDGYKFEDNNIKALYHLVSKSIPNLPTDNIVIMNQHFQYFDLNNENNYSAGSIIANQLEIKRDVERGIQRQVQQMLGMMMGQDKVVVSVTTDLDFTQENRQENLVTATDPENNEGIAISAKRITETFTGSGAQAGGIPGTGENEVTNYPGVDGETSGDYERIEETINNEVNRITKEIVESPYKVRDLSIQVMVEPPVADDRNSLPVQQEEDIKQILSTIVRTTINQENDVEELTEEELQQKVVVSVAPFNGKTVFEEEVKPSVPTWVYIVGGLLLLTIIILIILLVRKRSKAAVEDIDLEEQPPISLPDVNNEQETETLVRKKQLEKMAQDKPEDFAKLLRSWLSDD; this comes from the coding sequence ATGAATGAATTAATTCAGAAATATAAAACAAACACTTTAAATTTTTGGAATGAACGATCAAAAACTCAAAAAGCAGGTATCATTGGGGCGTTTGCCCTAATGATTGTAATCATTTCAGTCATACTTCTCTTCGTTAATAATAAAAATTTTCAACCGCTTTATGTCGATTTAACACCACAAGAAACAGGACAAATTAAAGCTACCTTAGATTCCAGAGGTATTGCATCGGAAATTTCAAATAACGGTACAACAATTTATGTGCCTGCTGACATGGTTGATTCACTCTTAGTGGAATTAGCAGCAGAAGGAATTCCTGAAAGCGGGAGCTTTGACTATGCAGATTTTGGGAACGATTCTGGCTTAGGAACGACAGAAAATGAATTTAACATGTTGAAATTAGAAGCAACACAAACCGAATTGGCTAATTTAATTAAAGGTATTGATGGTGTACAGGATGCAACGGTAATGATCTATCTTCCTGAACCGGCTTTATTCGTAAATTCAGTTGATGAAGAAGCTACAGCATCAATTGTTTTGCAAACAAAGGACGGGTATAAATTTGAAGATAACAATATTAAAGCACTTTATCATTTAGTGTCAAAAAGCATACCAAACCTTCCTACTGATAATATCGTCATTATGAATCAACATTTTCAGTATTTTGACTTAAATAATGAAAATAATTATTCTGCTGGCTCAATAATTGCGAATCAATTGGAAATTAAACGTGATGTTGAAAGAGGGATTCAGCGTCAAGTTCAGCAAATGCTCGGCATGATGATGGGGCAGGATAAGGTAGTCGTTTCGGTTACGACTGACCTTGATTTTACACAAGAAAATCGCCAAGAAAATTTAGTTACTGCGACAGATCCAGAAAATAATGAAGGTATTGCGATTAGTGCTAAACGTATTACAGAAACGTTTACAGGCAGTGGAGCTCAAGCGGGTGGTATCCCTGGAACAGGTGAAAATGAAGTAACGAATTATCCTGGTGTTGATGGTGAAACGTCTGGCGATTATGAACGGATCGAAGAAACGATCAATAACGAAGTAAACCGAATTACTAAAGAAATAGTGGAGAGTCCATATAAGGTACGTGACCTTAGTATTCAAGTGATGGTAGAGCCACCTGTAGCAGATGATCGTAATTCTCTACCAGTGCAGCAAGAAGAGGATATTAAACAAATTCTAAGTACTATCGTCCGTACGACCATCAATCAAGAGAACGACGTCGAGGAACTTACAGAAGAGGAATTGCAGCAAAAAGTCGTTGTTTCTGTTGCTCCATTTAATGGGAAGACAGTTTTTGAAGAGGAAGTAAAACCATCAGTACCGACATGGGTATATATTGTTGGCGGACTATTATTATTAACAATCATCATTCTGATCATCCTGTTAGTGAGAAAACGATCGAAGGCAGCTGTTGAAGATATTGATCTAGAAGAGCAGCCACCAATTTCACTTCCTGATGTAAATAATGAACAAGAAACAGAAACACTCGTGCGTAAAAAGCAACTAGAAAAAATGGCACAAGATAAACCAGAAGATTTCGCAAAATTGCTAAGATCATGGTTATCTGATGATTAG
- the fliG gene encoding flagellar motor switch protein FliG, producing MAIKDGKVKLTGKQKAAILLISLGPDVSASIYKHLSEEEIERLTLEISNVKKVDSKSKEDIMEEFHNIALAQDYIAQGGIGYAKTVLEKALGSEQAAVIINRLTSSLQVKPFDFARKADPSQILNFIQNEHPQTIALVLSYLEPTQAGQILSELPQKLQADIAKRIALMEGTSPEIINEVEQILEKNLSTTVTQDYSQTGGIESVVEVLNGVDRSTERTILDSLEVQDPELAEEIKKRMFVFEDIVTLDNRAIQRVIRDVQNEDLILALKVSSEEVTEIVFKNMSKRMVDNFKEEMEIMGPVRLRDVEEAQSRIVATIRRLEDTGEIVVARGGGDDIIV from the coding sequence ATGGCTATTAAGGATGGTAAGGTAAAATTAACCGGCAAACAAAAGGCGGCCATTCTCTTAATTTCTCTTGGGCCAGACGTCTCTGCTTCGATTTACAAACATTTATCTGAAGAAGAAATTGAGAGACTAACATTAGAGATTTCTAATGTTAAAAAAGTAGATTCAAAATCAAAGGAAGATATTATGGAAGAGTTCCACAATATCGCTCTTGCGCAAGATTATATCGCACAAGGGGGTATTGGATATGCCAAAACTGTCTTAGAAAAGGCTCTAGGTAGTGAGCAGGCAGCTGTCATAATTAATCGTTTAACATCTTCCTTACAAGTAAAACCTTTTGATTTTGCGAGGAAAGCAGACCCAAGTCAAATTTTAAACTTTATCCAAAATGAACACCCACAAACGATTGCGTTAGTTTTGTCTTATTTAGAACCTACACAAGCTGGTCAAATATTATCAGAACTTCCACAAAAATTACAGGCGGATATAGCAAAAAGAATCGCTTTAATGGAAGGGACCTCACCGGAGATTATTAATGAGGTTGAGCAAATATTGGAGAAGAATCTGTCAACAACTGTGACACAAGATTATTCTCAGACGGGTGGAATCGAATCTGTTGTTGAAGTCTTAAACGGTGTTGACAGAAGTACAGAAAGAACGATTCTCGATTCGTTGGAAGTACAAGACCCTGAGCTTGCTGAAGAAATTAAGAAGAGAATGTTTGTATTTGAGGATATTGTTACACTTGATAATCGTGCTATTCAAAGAGTTATACGTGATGTTCAAAATGAGGATCTTATTCTTGCCTTGAAAGTATCGAGTGAGGAAGTTACAGAAATCGTCTTCAAAAACATGTCGAAACGAATGGTTGACAACTTTAAAGAAGAGATGGAAATTATGGGTCCAGTCCGCTTACGGGATGTAGAGGAAGCGCAATCACGCATCGTAGCTACGATTCGTCGCTTAGAGGACACTGGTGAGATTGTCGTTGCCCGTGGTGGAGGAGATGATATTATTGTCTAA